From Bradysia coprophila strain Holo2 chromosome IV unlocalized genomic scaffold, BU_Bcop_v1 contig_5, whole genome shotgun sequence, one genomic window encodes:
- the LOC119071711 gene encoding tuberin: MNRQDHVINFKKFKQFLGFSGNRPGGNQRSNFAVDAELERNLQPETPVAQRCKTLRELGDAVKANKLEDASIKKLWDLTKDLIVPNKPAEQRQTALVFYQKLIQGQFESLGLMRGHFFRVIQEHNVAEDTLQRLDILRTLTDNGKNIKDFEDSIGAFMVQWIQVIVDEGVTESYLEVLVNMIKYNAAHLENNDLVGIVQNACCLSSRIDDTRTVLQCLQVLDAALCCRGIPIETLPLCIVALCHTVNRENYCQASWKIMKNLLGTNLGHAALLTMCKILNDELMYNDEALLRGAVFHINMGLWGSAVPKLRCSPSTVLMSFLHALGSKRIIVTYEVILSIQRLIKMNGNKLSEPSWDVICDILCAISENISFYEKTSSLSKDHIVQTSFHETINIIESLLQKNEIAANPDRIYKLIESVCEDRPEVSCMHLINYASSKIGATKPEWLQALYNFIERFYGMKNANIRVKSLQSLIQIMDVNRAAYEEEILERVVIPHFSNVHMEPDINVRSAVGKLLIDFAWHCDSKRCLELLDIVEKLLNRPFEMYEHNKTTLRTDADIQDVVTIVDGLIDTFIVKLYRLPSSHAIKIYHLLIGHLEKYYQTPALLDYSSTIRSKIFGWMLRARANATFHIGYPDMSNVNQVRFSHYLGIDQHHQHHAMSFQHTQAQQTQSGQSSGSGQQSDVSSVPTSMFSTISIRRGCKRIVECLKKEKDWNIIQLVLKELPNILQNKAILQGNDMDTLATTLIGMYMNKNSMDLLAPSMNRPNFAELHALILPNIASLVPYNQVIGQHTQKHMIEALTTGLFSRNPQVCVHALTVMLLEMPEMMLRHLPEVLLEMSKMSTTVNVAVPVLEFLSTLIRLPSRRFANFVLVQYMYVFAISVPYTNPYKYDHYTVSLAHHVIAGWFLKCKVPLRRNFVNYIIKNFETNIQIPFHEIKKMDFSQMNNEDSSNRKRSSSLTEQSSRHRDRTLQKITTRPKQDDALYNFHMELAETCIDFLARHTFSPCSALPKRFPTVSSLLAGGQSQSWLVGHNIITITTSGCNSHQLRNGLCDRCALLCKASTRASGNSSMGPTSPETVSTRTDSSSVNKRYTKASLQHTSGQESSSTTSSISSSTVPTPYHQSTDSGSRFFRQTSNDARFSSTSGSLEFLSRRGSNPDTPDNTDSFINSARSNQSISSNLQTSPQQIPERSKQTCSCSCTGWAEICVRRPTGNISWIMRVQNQMSIDTPTEVPLQDLITLFMPSLGGVFGSDFLADSPFLNSSTLTPETIIDHQRKIAVLSSELSDVKSQEEQKREVESNNLSVKQKSISPPSETVTSPIDIPKQSQPKKEAAGSFSDVEPEKDDENPDVPFEDDEASRLRNPVRRVNSSPEMSSSWKNPFLGQKNPIGSNSGGGAGQEEEGINVEGEQQQKKKSFGKDMRVSCEAIPEEIAGSTPPSHPDSVKEVETSLHPKVLVASATAVTAKPATLVPSSSFPTSETVADAKQSLQTHSQSPPKKQLSADDALMPCKTDQKADQPATSKLKLPMDMPKVTTKPPHSPAPLSPRLLAKNAANKIASIQFAPSAGTASSNGDSYHRGRSKTISVVREHDNRDNSKWTFRGTRTGISPSSVFLQLYNTGPNSSVDHPIHIGANNAKAIALLDLIPPFETHKIGVLYVGPGQCANETDILKNRYGSFRYTQFLKNLGTLVSLKDAKEHNLFVNMDSTGRDGNFTYIWQDDIVQVTFHVATLMPNKEQDPLCHEKKKHIGNDYVTIVYKESNEEYNLNTIKGQFNYACVIVEPMELNSNRIFVRSKEDVSKYVGYSEPKIVSDSSAPLLARQLALHANLASLVSQSLKTKNQSPYASNWLERLRKIKHLRAKLLKDNISSTSDHSGNSTTSSGIDSPWLKEDFTTYTQ, encoded by the exons GTGGCAATCAAAGATCTAACTTTGCTGTTGATGCTGAGCTTGAGCGCAACCTTCAGCCGGAGACACCAGTGGCACAGAGATGCAAAACACTCAGGGAATTAGGGGATGCCGTTAAGGCAAACAAATTAGAAGAT GCATCGATTAAGAAACTATGGGATCTCACCAAAGATTTGATAGTTCCAAACAAGCCGGCTGAACAGCGGCAAACAGCGCTAGTATTTTACCAGAAACTGATCCAAGGACAGTTCGAAAGTTTAGGCCTGATGCGTGGGCACTTTTTCCGTGTCATTCAGGAGCACAATGTTGCCGAGGACACTCTGCAGCGCCTGGACATATTGAGAACGTTAACGGATAACGGCAAAAATATCAAAGACTTTGAGGATAGCATCGGTGCGTTTATGGTGCAATGGATTCAGGTCATTGTGGATGAAGGTGTCACCGAATCGTATTTGGAAGTGCTTGTCAATATGATCAAATACAACGCAGCCCATCTGGAAAACAACGATCTGGTGGGGATTGTCCA AAATGCGTGTTGCCTCAGCTCCCGAATCGACGACACACGAACCGTTTTGCAATGTCTTCAGGTGCTGGACGCAGCCCTGTGCTGTCGAGGCATACCAATCGAAACGTTACCGTTGTGTATAGTGGCACTGTGCCATACCGTCAACCGGGAGAATTATTGCCAGGCTTCgtggaaaattatgaaaaatctaCTGGGCACGAATCTGGGCCATGCTGCACTGTTGACGATGTGCAAAATTTTGAACGACGAATTGATGTACAACGACGAAGCACTACTGCGTGGAGCAGTTTTTCACATTAACATGGGATTGTGGGGATCGGCCGTACCGAAGTTACGCTGTTCGCCGTCGACCGTATTGATGAGTTTTTTGCAT GCACTCGGTAGTAAGCGAATCATAGTTACGTACGAGGTCATTCTGAGCATTCAACGGTTGATCAAAATGAACGGCAACAAACTAAGTGAACCGTCGTGGGATGTGATATGTGACATTCTCTGCGCAATATCGGAGAATATTTCGTTTTACG AGAAGACCAGTTCCCTATCCAAAGATCACATCGTCCAAACATCATTCCACGAAACGATCAACATCATCGAGTCTCTGCTCCAGAAAAACGAAATCGCCGCCAATCCGGATCGCATCTACAAACTGATCGAATCGGTGTGCGAAGACCGACCGGAAGTGTCGTGCATGCATTTGATCAATTACGCGTCGTCGAAAATTGGTGCCACGAAGCCGGAATGGCTGCAGGCTCTGTACAATTTCATCGAACGATTTTATGGCATGAAGAATGCCAACATTCGGGTTAAATCGCTGCAATCGTTAATACAAATCATGGACGTCAATCGTGCCGCGTATGAAGAGGAAATATTGGAGAGGGTGGTCATACCGCACTTCAGTAATGTTCACATGGAGCCTGATATAAATGTGAGGAGTGCCGTTGGCAAATTGTTAATCGATTTTGCATGGCATTGCGATTCGAAGCGATGTCTCGAGTTGTTGGACATTGTGGAAAAG CTACTGAACCGTCCTTTCGAAATGTATGAACACAACAAAACGACACTGAGAACTGACGCCGATATTCAGGATGTTGTTACCATTGTGGACGGTTTAATCGAT ACCTTCATCGTGAAACTCTATCGATTACCATCGTCACACGCCATCAAAATCTACCATTTGTTGATCGGACATCTGGAAAAGTATTACCAGACACCGGCTCTGCTCGATTACTCCAGCACGATTCGTTCAAAAATATTCGGTTGGATGCTGCGAGCGAGGGCCAACGCAACATTTCACATTGGCTATCCCGATATGAGCAACGTCAATCAAGTCAGATTCAGTCATTACCTTGGCATCGATCAGCATCATCAACACCACGCCATGAGTTTTCAACACACCCAAGCCCAACAAACCCAATCCGGCCAATCATCCGGATCGGGGCAACAAAGCGATGTGTCCAGTGTACCAACATCGATGTTCTCGACCATATCGATACGACGCGGTTGCAAACGTATCGTCGAATGTTTGAAAAAGGAAAAGGATTGGAACATCATACAGTTGGTGCTGAAGGAGCTGCCGAATATATTGCAGAACAAGGCCATTCTTCAGGGGAACGATATGGATACATTGGCGACAACTTTGATTGGAATG TACATGAACAAAAACTCCATGGACCTCCTGGCTCCGTCTATGAATCGGCCCAATTTCGCCGAACTCCATGCGTTGATCTTGCCGAACATTGCGAGTCTGGTCCCGTACAACCAAGTAATCGGTCAACACACGCAGAAGCATATGATTGAGGCACTAACGACGGGACTTTTTTCACGGAATCCCCAAGTGTGTGTCCATGCGTTAACCGTTATGCTGCTGGAGATGCCGGAAATGATGTTGCGACATTTGCCGGAAGTTTTGTTGGAAATGAGTAAAATGTCGACCACTGTCAATGTAGCCGTGCCCGTACTCGAATTTTTGTCCA cACTGATCCGTTTGCCCAGTCGACGATTCGCCAATTTTGTGCTAGTGCAATACATGTACGTGTTTGCGATATCGGTGCCGTATACAAATCCGTACAAGTACGACCATTACACTGTCTCTTTGGCCCATCACGTCATAGCCGGCTGGTTCTTGAAGTGCAAAGTTCCGCTccgacgaaactttgttaatTACATCATCAAG AATTTCGAGACGAACATTCAGATTCCCTTCCACGAAATCAAGAAAATGGATTTCTCGCAGATGAACAACGAAGATTCGTCGAACCGTAAACGCAGTTCGAGTTTGACGGAGCAAAGCTCCAGACATCGCGATCGAACGTTGCAAAAGATAACAACCCGGCCGAAGCAAGACGATGCTTTGTACAATTTCCATATGGAATTGGCTGAGACTTGCATCGATTTCTTGGCACGACACACGTTCTCGCCGTGTTCGGCCCTGCCGAAGAG ATTTCCGACTGTAAGTTCCTTACTTGCCGGCGGGCAGTCACAAAGTTGGTTGGTCGGTCACAATATTATCACCATCACAACCAGTGGATGCAATTCACATCAGCTACGTAATGGATTGTGTGACCGTTGCGCGCTACTCTGCAAAGCTTCTACACGAGCTAGTGGTAACTCGTCAATGGGGCCCACATCACCTGAAACAGTGTCAACGCGTACGGATTCATCGTCCGTGAATAAACGCTATACGAAAGCCAGTCTCCAACACACAAG CGGACAAGAATCGTCGAGCACAACATCTTCGATATCGTCATCAACTGTTCCAACACCATATCATCAAAGCACTGACAGCGGCAGTCGATTCTTCCGACAAACTTCGAATGATGCACGTTTCAGCAGCACATCCGGATCGTTAGAATTTCTATCACGGCGTGGCAGTAATCCTGACACACCCGACAATACGGATTCTTTCATCAATTCGGCCCGTTCCAATCAGTCGATTTCATCGAATTTGCAAACGTCACCGCAACAGATTCCCGAACGATCGAAGCAAACGTGCAGTTGTTCGTGTACCGGCTGGGCGGAAATATGCGTTCGACGTCCGACTGGAAACATATCATGGATCATGCGCGTCCAAAATCAGATGTCCATTGACACACCGACCGAAGTTCCTCTGCAAGATTTGATAACGCTGTTCATGCCGTCGTTGGGCGGAGTGTTTGGTTCCGATTTTCTCGCTGATAGTCCATTCTTGAACTCAAGTACACTCACTCCGGAAACGATCATCGATCATCAACGGAAAATTGCCGTACTCTCGAGTGAACTATCAGACGTTAAGTCGCAGGAAGAGCAGAAAAGGGAAGTGGAAAGCAACAATTTGTCAGTGAAACAAAAGTCGATTTCTCCCCCGAGCGAGACAGTTACATCACCGATAGACATACCGAAGCAATCTCAGCCGAAAAAGGAAGCAGCTGGAAGTTTTAGTGATGTTGAACCGGAAAAGGACGATGAAAATCCGGATGTACCTTTTGAAGATGATGAAGCCTCGAGGCTCAGAAACCCAGTAAGGAGAGTGAATTCTAGTCCTGAAATGAGTTCCAGTTGGAAGAATCCGTTTCTGGGGCAAAAAAATCCAATCGGAAGTAATTCTGGAGGTGGTGCCGGCCAGGAGGAGGAAGGTATCAATGTGGAAGGTGAACAACagcagaaaaagaaaagcttTGGAAAAGATATGAGAGTGAGTTGCGAAGCCATTCCGGAAGAAATTGCTGGATCGACACCACCGAGCCATCCGGATTCTGTCAAAGAGGTGGAAACTAGTCTACATCCGAAGGTTCTTGTGGCCAGTGCAACGGCTGTGACGGCCAAACCTGCCACATTGGTTCCTTCGTCTTCATTTCCAACAAGTGAAACCGTTGCCGACGCTAAGCAGTCACTACAAACGCACAGTCAAAGCCCACCGAAAAAGCAGCTTTCTGCTGACGATGCCTTAATGCCATGTAAAACGGATCAGAAAGCTGATCAACCCGCAACATCGAAACTAAAACTGCCGATGGATATGCCCAAAGTGACAACAAAGCCACCTCATTCACCTGCACCGCTATCGCCGAGACTTTTGGCCAAAAATGCAGCTAACAAAATTGCATCAATTCAATTTGCTCCATCCGCTGGAACAGCATCAAGTAATGGTGATTCGTATCATCGAGGACGATCCAAGACCATTTCGGTTGTGCGAGAACATGATAATCGTGACAACTCGAAATGGACATTCCGTGGCA CACGCACGGGCATTAGTCCAAGCTCAGTCTTCTTGCAACTGTACAACACCGGTCCGAATTCATCCGTCGATCATCCCATTCACATTGGAGCGAACAATGCCAAGGCGATTGCATTGTTGGATCTGATACCGCCGTTTGAAACACATAAGATCGGTGTCCTGTATGTGGGACCGGGGCAGTGTGCAAACGAAACGGACATACTGAAGAATCGTTATGGCAGCTTTCGGTACACTCAGTTTTTGAAGAACTTGGGAACGTTGGTGTCGTTGAAGGACGCGAAGGAACATAATTTATTTGTCAACATGGATTCGACGGGACGCGATGGCAATTTCACGTACATTTGGCAGGATGACATCGTTCAGGTGACATTCCATGTGGCCACACTGATGCCGAATAAGGAACAGGATCCGTTGTGTCACGAGAAGAAGAAGCACATCGGGAATGATTACGTTACGATCGTGTACAAAGAAAGCAACGAGGAGTACAATTTGAATACCATCAAG GGTCAATTCAACTATGCGTGCGTCATCGTTGAACCCATGGAACTGAACAGTAACCGAATTTTCGTGCGGTCTAAGGAAGATGTGTCCAAATATGTGGGCTATTCAGAACCGAAAATTGTGTCCGACAGTAGTGCGCCATTATTAGCTAGACAGTTGGCTCTGCACGCTAAT TTGGCTTCGCTTGTATCACAATcactaaaaacgaaaaatcaaagTCCGTACGCATCGAATTGGTTGGAACGATTGCGCAAAATAAAGCATCTTCGAGCGAAG CTTTTGAAAGATAACATTTCGTCAACGTCAGATCACTCAGGTAACAGCACCACGTCTAGTGGTATCGATTCGCCTTGGTTGAAGGAGGACTTCACAACATATACACAGTAG